The genomic region accaattttagacttgttaaactttaaccaattaaagttaaatcccaattaggatcaagttatgaaatatacttacaaactacaagcaagaaaagagtttgtaCCTACTctaagcttgttgatagatgatgatgaagatgatgatgaatggagctccaaaacaatgaaacctcaagttgttataccccaagcttatcaccaacaccttgtactttggttaggatttattgacacttgaatttagcttccaaaaaccaaattaagaaccCCTTTTCTCCCCTAATACCCCACGGTTTTTACAGCAGAAATGGGAGGAGAAAAATGCAGTTTTTGATCACTTTTGATGTGTTTGAATGTATGTTGAGTCTCCAAGAAGTTCAAGTACATATGCACATGGGAATCCTTCAAGTAGCCACTCAAAATGCTAGTCAAATGCATGCATAtttgagactccaatgccactcactcaacaattaatatagaatatgttttataaaagaattagtttttataaaagttagattttataaaatctaatttataaaacttccatataattttatgtacatttttaatatataaagttcatttatataaaatgtaacataaacttattaattatttacctataaataattaaatccaatatatataaattattccataatttatatatatatatatatatatatatatatatatatatatacacacatcaagtaatatttaagaaaaccatctttcttaaagttcaagtgttgcgtatttgatcaatgaaccaatcgttaaaatcaaatacgaataaaggtgtcggtaagcctgttattgggtatgacccgacttggatcaaaacatattagccacgttaatttaatatgtctctcgggcatatgaaataccttcaggaACGTCGTTCTTGGTCATTTTCagcactttgcagttttcttgatcTTTTGCAAAACACAttggtcaattttgcaccaatTTCATACCCAAGACTACAATCACACTTAGAACACGACTTTTTCCATTTTCTTCACTTTTAAGCACAATGAAGATCAAAACCGAGTAAAATGAGGTACATATTGCGTTAAGAAACGTAGTGTAAATGAGTAATATCACCATACGTCAAATCTTATTTAATAGTGAATTTTTTATTTATAATACAAAACTAATTGTTTTAACTCACAatatataagttaaaaaaaaaagccGTTAAGATAAAAAGTATTTGTGAAAAAAAAATGCGGCAAGAGACCACAATTATTAGGAAAAGTAAAGGaaaaaattgttatattattaaaaattattatattagaaAAACTAAAGACCAAAATTGTTGGaataaaattatttttaaaattGTTAAATTATTAAAAACTGAAGGTAAAAATAAAAGAAGTTAAAATAAATTAGAAAGGTAATGAaactaaaaaagaaaaaaaagaaaaataaggaGAGGTGATGTTCGTCACATGAGTAAGAAATAAATTCACCACCACCAGTTGCGTCAACGAGTCGCATTCGGGCGACATGGTCCGCGTGTTTCTTTTTGCATCAAACTAGGTTTTAAGCCCGCGCTTAGCCGCTGAATGGGATATACAAATTCCAGGAAAAAAACTGTAGCTATAGTACGCTGCAGTACCGGGTCAGGCGGGTCAACCCGTTTTGGTATTCGGTTTCTACAGCGGGATCTGCTGACGTGGCTGGTGGTGGTTGGTTGATGAGTTAGGCAATGTTATTgtaaaatcataaaaataaaatataataaaaatagggGGGGTGAAATTGAGATTAATGTAAAAATGTGGAGGTGAAAGTGGCAAGATTGGGAAAAAGTTTCAAATGAATAATAACTTTCACGATTCTccgattgaatatatatatatatatatatatatatatatatatatatatatatatatatatatatatatatatatatatatgtgagttGATTGAATTCATTAGATCTTTATTATtgatattgtgagattgatataACTATTTATTTATAACTTTAATAACGAGTTTAATTACAAAAGAACAATCATAGTCATTTGTTGAGCATTAAAGTAGACACTGTTTCTCTTATCTGATTATTCGTTTAGTTTAGTTTCGCTTATTCTTAGCTTAATTCAATTCACAATCAAAACTCCTCATTtacttaggataattattagtttttaaaGTCTTAATTAATTGCTCTATGTGAAACGAACTAGTCTTTTTGTTTACTAATTTCTACTCGATCAAGTTTAGTTGCGTGCGTTGTGTGATAATTATTAAGTGTTCTGCTAGTTAATTTTACAAGTTATAATTCACACATCAGTAAGGCAAAATAGTTATTGCACTATCAAAATAAAATACGTTAGTTTTTTATCCACTAGTCTTTTGAGTGAGTGTTAATGCTTTCGAAAACATGTGCCCAATTCTTGTGAGTGAGCCGATCTTTGGTTAGTTGGTAGCTGGTCTCGTGGTAGATGTCCTTGAGTTTTCCGGTAAGCGGATCATTTGATTTCGTGGTATGGTGGTTCTACAGGACATTTTCGGGGATGGGTAGGGCTTGGTGACTTCTCACAAGTTTAATGTTCAGTGGTGACTATTGTAGTTACTGAGAATACATGTTTGATGTCCACTTAAATGAATTTCGGTTACCCCTAGTCTGTCGATTGAAAGAACCGTCCATGGTTGTTTACTCCACGTCCCGATAGTTTTGAGGACGAGAAGTAAATAATGCCTTTGGCGAAGTGGTATTACCACGTAATACGTGTTTCGGTTTCGTGGTTGAGAATGAAGAATGTGAGTCGAGTTCGAATCTCACTAGTGATTTTTTCTCTATTTCAAAATATGTGTCCCGGATTCGAGTTGATGGTAGTTCCACATGTGGTGGATCTCATCCCTGACTCCTAACATTctgttaaaaatgtgttaaaaaaaTGTAAAGCTGAACTCGGTCAAGATATGAATCTTTTAGTTAGGGATTAAAATTGAAAAGAAAAATATATACTCGTATATGATAAGTAGTTGAAACTTGAAAAAATGATATTGATTTTTTTTATAGGGGTTATGCAAATGTACATGAATTCTAAATATACTAAACCCCGTGCAGTTTTTGGTCGTCCCCTCAGGGGCAAAACGACAACAACCCCCGACCCCTTTCACCCTTGCATTTTCCATTCTCCCCCCTCAACTGTAACCAACTTACAAAAATTTCACAAAACTTCAGGAGGTAAAATATAAATTCTCttacttaaaataaaaactccacccaaacACTTCGACAAACCCCGTGCAGTTTTTGGTCGTCCCCTCAGGGGCAAAACGACAACAACCCCCGACCCCTTTCACACTTGCATTTTCCATTCTCCCCCCTCAACTGTAACCAACTTACAAAAATTTCACAAAACTTCAGGAGGTAAAACATAAATTCTCTTACTTAAAATAAAAACTTCACCCAAACACTTCGACACCCCGTATCTtcttgctcgccgcgagttaaattccaCCGACCACACCGttgaactcgaaatatttttatgaacaaaacgaaactaactacgttcgaaacggacaatttttaaaaaacactaaacacaacgacagtctgtatcttcccgctcgccgcgagttaaattttttcgatagCAGCGTCAGacttgaaataattttatgaacaaaacgaaactaaccacgttcgaaacggacactttttaaaaaacgctaaacacaaggacaacccgtatcttcctgctcgccgcgagttaaatattTTCGACAGCACCGTTAGATTGGAACtaatttttatgaacaaaacgaaactaactacgttcgaaatagacactttttaaaaaaatgcTCAAGACGACGGCGTCTACAACGACGCTAAACACATAGGCCGTTTTCcgttctgtaaatacataaagttACGTTAAATATGtatacgcaggccgaaagccccgGCGCATCGCGCGACCCGGATTACAACCTTCAATTTCTCAGGGGTAAAACACGTAAATTCATTATTCTATTAAATAACTACCACACAAACACTTCGACAGTCCATAACTTCctcctcgccgcgagttaaattttcccgACAATACCATTAAACTCAAAACATTTTTATGAGCAAaatgaaactaactacgttcgaaacggacactttttaaaaaaagctAAACACAACGActgcccgtatctttctgttcgccgcgagttaaatttttccgacaacaccGTTACACTCAAaacaattttatgaacaaaacgaaactaactacgttcgaaacgaacACTTATtaaaaaacgcttaagacaacgacatctaaaacggcgtttAACACATGAGCCGTTTTCCCCTTTGTAAATACACAACACTACGttaggccgaaagcccccgccgtatCGCGCGAGCCGGATCCGGACTAGTTTATTATTATATGCACACGAGTCACGACAACTTTTAGGTGTCGTtaacaaaataattttcttaattagGATTGAGGTTACTAAATACGATAATTAGGGTTAAACAGTAAACATATGCGTTTTCGGTGTAAAGAAAAAGAAATAGTTTTATAACGGGTGCCCATGAAGAGAACAAAAACTAATAATTGATGTATAAACGTCGTTATATTTGTTCGTTGTTTTGGACCCAGATTACATACCAAACAAGGGTTTCTGTTTTCCAGTTTTAACTACGAGTATAATATAAAAGAAAATTAAACTGATTTTCCATACGCTGCGCTTTTTTTTTAGTATTTTTGTTTATTTCTTTTTTGCTATTTTTTCATGGAATCAGCGTCTTCCGTCGATGAGGTTCGTATTCTTGTAAAATTTCATACTCTAAATCTTAATTCCCAATTACTTTGAATTGATTTCTTATGCATTCTTTCTCAATTATAGCAAAAGCTGAATTCTTTTGTTTTTTTTATGGaaattatgttttttttttgttttttttttgtttgggTGTTTGAGATAGATTCTTGAAAGTTAAAGTTGATGAGTGCCTTATGCAAGCCTTTTTTCTTTAATCTAACTTTTTGTTATAAATAGCTAAAAAACGTAGTGTTTGATTTATGGACCCCGTTGTAACATATTAcggaatattattactattattattattattattattattattattattattattattattattattattattattattattattattattttttgttgttgttgttgttgttattgttatataGTTTGAAGATAATTTCCCTAAGAATTAGGTGAAATCTTTCATCAGATCCCCTATTAATgtatttgtattttatattatatataaactcaAGGGTTAGTGTTGTCGATAAGGGCTTGTGGGTTGCCACATTGGGGTAGTCTTGGTTCTGGTGGGGAGAACTTTGCGAATATAGCCCTATCTTTTGGTATGGACGCTCTCCTTGGTCGAGCGTTGAGTCTGTTGGAGAATATGCACATCATTGCCTTCGACACATTCTGTTTTGGGCTTGATCTGTTGACCGGTCAACGTTGACGGTTATCAATGTTTAATGAATGTTGAGTTTTAGAGTTTGATTGTTTCTTGTTTTCCGGTAGACAAATTTTGGTTAGCATGGTAGGCACCAAATTATAGTGGTTTTGGCTGATATTATAATGTTATGTCACTTTGGTTGAAGTGCTAATGTTATGGTTCAAATGCTTATTTATAGAAGTCATAAGCTTGACTCTTACAAGGTTGAGTCAAAAATTTAAAAAAGAAGATGACTCTCACCCTGACTCATAAATGTTGACTCTTACGAGTCGTTTATTGACTTTTTTGAGTCTTGCAAGGTTCTTACGAGTATGGAAAGTAGACAAACTTACTCTAAAATCATTTTGACTCTTGCGAGTCGTTTATTGACTTTTTCGAGTCTTGCACGGTTCTTAGTAGTCTTTACTCTTAGAAACTTAACATTTTTGAGTCTTGTGCGGTCGTTACGAGTCTAGAAACCCTGACAAAGTTTTTATGTAATTTTACACGAAGTCAAAGTTGATCGACGTCCGACTAGTCCCCGACTACTCTCTGACTTAGCCGATTAATCCCTTGGTCCTCACCGACTAGTCCTGACTagtgacttttacaaccttggcaACATGTTGTGTCTTTTACTCTGTCACTAGCTGATTCTATACCTTTATTTTTTATACTATctttgttgtatgtatgcattacttTCAACCTTTTGATTAGATCCCCAGGCATTATTGTGTGTTTTTTTAATCCTCAATAGCTAATAATTGTGTTTATAATTGAATTATGTTGTTGTAGTGATTATAATATGATGGTTGGGTTGTCTATGTCTATAGGCTTTGGTATGTCAGACTTGTGGCGACAAAGGATTTACAAATGCTTTTATATATTGTGTTACGTGTCTGGAATATGCCATCCACAGGTACACAATATTCTTGCCTTTTTACTTATCTATTTTTCTTGTAAATTTATGTATGGTGTATGTCATTTATGTTGTTCTTGGTGAGTGAATAATAAATCATGCATTTTCTACCCTACGAAAGAGAGATCGAGTTTCATATATGTTGTCTTCAACGTGGTAAATAATTGCTTGTAATGGCTAGATTATGTTCAGTCAATATGCATTTGTAGATATGTGTATACTAACAAAGGTAGTCCTTTAGCAGTTTTTGAGGCAGGGTAAATACACGAGATGAGTGTAATCAAgttgtaaaatgtatgtaattgATAGCGGAAAGGGGTTATCGTGGATATTTTAGATAAAATCTTACGATGAAGTGATTTATGTTTGATATCGTCGGTATCGGTGACTAACAAAATTAAATTAATTTATTAGTTGGAATTCTTATTGTGGAGTCAACTGACACGaggttattattttcataataacacgtAAAATGTGGCTGGAATTTATTATTATGCTGCGTTGGCGCTGGTAAAACGGTATGAACATGATGAACTGTATTTGCATATGGCAGGCTGAGTTTAAATTTTGTACACTTCAGTTAAAACCACTATTAATTAATCAATAGGATAGGATATATACAACATTAAAGCTCAAGTCAAGCATTTAATATGACATCTGAATTAACTTGTGAGTTATAAAACCAATCAAGAAATATATGTTTACTGTGTAGAGATTTTTCGAACTTTTAAGAATAGCATCTAGGCTTAAACTTTCATATTAATTGCAACACTTCAATAGAACATAAGAGTTATTCATCCTTTGAATTAGTTTTAAAAGTGGAACATAACGTTGATGGCTATATATTGAAGTTAGGACCACTAACACGTTGGTGAACGAGTACCCGAATGAAGTTTTCCTTGTTCAGGCTACCCATGAAAGACAGAGAAATAAATGGCTATATATTGAAGttgttttagttataatttgtactgGATTTGGTTTAATGCCTAATATATTAGGTTtgatacttgtgataatatatATCTACTATTTTTATAGTACAAAAGGTTAATAAAATAAAATCAGATTGAGATGGTACATTCTTGTGATAATATATCTGTTAGTGAAGTAATACCAagattaaagctttataaacaattGATGTGAACTCGTCTATACTAGTGTTTAATTTTTGAATTTTCATCTATTACATGGTAATTTAAAACTTTGTATTAATTATTTttgttaattaaataattatataaataaaataaataaaactgatTCATAGCTAATTTCAGTCTTCTAACGGTCTTGGACCTGTTTTAAACCAATTTCACTCCATTTTAGGTCCGATTTAGGACTAGTTTCATCCCTCAACTGGTTTTTGGAGTAAAACCAATTTCAGTATAATAGTTCAGTTTTTAATTGGTCATTCGTTTGACTAATAGTAGGACTGCATTAGGACTGGAAGGTGGTACTAAGACTGGACCGGTCTTTTTACTGTCCAGTCCTGTATATATATAACCACTTTCAGTCCGTTTCAGAATCCTTTTCTAGATTGGTTTGCTCATCTCTATTTTGAAGAGTGAATATTCATATACCTGATTtatcttactttttttttttttttttttttttttttttttttttttatctatagtgtttatttatttttatgttttctCAACCTCTTGTTCAGGTACTGTCTAGATATAATACATGAGAAATCAGATGAACTTGTCATCTGGTTTTGTGAAGATTGCAAACCAGCAGGTCCATATAAGCGTACAGTACCAAAAGACGTGCTTTTACAACCCCAAAAAGAGAATCCCACAAATTCAACACTTCTAAAAACAACATTTCCTAAGAAAAAGagacaaaagaaaagaaaaaggccGAAAAGGAAAATTGTTCCTTTAGTAGTACGTGATGACAATGTCAGTTGTCGAGACGAGGATAAACCTAACCGTGACCATCAATCGTTTACCAAAGATACCGTAAGAAAGGCACCATGGATGTCCGATCCAAGACGATATGTCGTTTTGGCGTTGGCAAAACCAAAACCCGAGTCAACTCAAGACAGCTGTCATCCACTAAAAAAGTGCGTTGTACAAAAATCTGTAAAAACAACTCCGTGTAAGAAAAAaccaaagaaaaagaagaagaagcagcaaaaaaagaaaaataaaagtatTTCGGAACGTAATCAAATAAGTCCATGTGTGGAGGAAGTTGTTTTAAAGAAACCGTCTTCAGAATCTGTCGAGATGGATATGTGTTTTCCGTTAGATGTAAGCGAAACAAGGAAACGAGATGCAACTTGTTTAGGCGagacaacaaataataataataaaagtcaaaAGTCTTTGAATTCGATCCAGCATTCTTCGTGTGATTCGAGTTGTTCGAATGCAACGGTAAAGGATACGGAGTATGTGACTCATTGTGTAGATGATGATCAAGGATTTGAGGTAGAACATGAAGATGATGAGTTGAAGATGAAAAAAGAAGATAACGATGGTCGAGTTGGAACGTTAAATGATATGCCGAAGGAACAAAACGTGAGTGTGGACGGAGACGGTGTTGATGGTTGTAAATTGGTGGATATTGAAGTTAATTTACAATGTAGCCCTTATGAACCTGCAAGACCGGTCCTGGAGCCAGTTTGGAGGTAAAAATGTTGTTATTTTCTTTGACTAATTTCTTCAATTATGTTAAATATTTAATCATATTTCTTCAAAATATAATCACTGtattgtttatgattatgaaaatatatgttaaAAGCTTACTAATTTTTTCCAAGAATTTAAAGTCGGTCAGAATGGGTTGGGTTGGGGTTGACACATCAACATTTTTTATGGTCCTTTTTTCCCTTTTGTGAATTACTTAGAAATATGAATGTATGAAATATGGTAAACACTGAATAAATGTAGGGCAAATTTAATAAAAAGGAACATAAAGAACCAAAAAGATTGATAAAGGGAACATAAGATGATCTTGCACAATAATAGGATTGCATATTCTAT from Rutidosis leptorrhynchoides isolate AG116_Rl617_1_P2 chromosome 9, CSIRO_AGI_Rlap_v1, whole genome shotgun sequence harbors:
- the LOC139867463 gene encoding PHD finger-containing protein 1 produces the protein MESASSVDEALVCQTCGDKGFTNAFIYCVTCLEYAIHRYCLDIIHEKSDELVIWFCEDCKPAGPYKRTVPKDVLLQPQKENPTNSTLLKTTFPKKKRQKKRKRPKRKIVPLVVRDDNVSCRDEDKPNRDHQSFTKDTVRKAPWMSDPRRYVVLALAKPKPESTQDSCHPLKKCVVQKSVKTTPCKKKPKKKKKKQQKKKNKSISERNQISPCVEEVVLKKPSSESVEMDMCFPLDVSETRKRDATCLGETTNNNNKSQKSLNSIQHSSCDSSCSNATVKDTEYVTHCVDDDQGFEVEHEDDELKMKKEDNDGRVGTLNDMPKEQNVSVDGDGVDGCKLVDIEVNLQCSPYEPARPVLEPVWRGSFEITQTDYELFEGFVGHLSSKACYMVCAEATTLPSMLSLQMQPKTDLWPKSFLDSQPSDENIALYFFPGNLKNERGFEQLVNDMIDEDLAMKATAKNAELLIFTSRVLPQSFWRFQGNYYLWGVFRRKRNDSPSQPMNVALNTSNNSGPSEISRKLIIDGK